One genomic region from Paenibacillus antri encodes:
- the nagB gene encoding glucosamine-6-phosphate deaminase — protein sequence MNILTFPTDAELNEAGAGIITGLVQTKPNAVLGLATGSTPIGIYKEMIRTFRKNMVSYKQATTFNLDEYVGLPASDPQSYAYYMKEHLFDHIDASPERTHIPSGTAADPEAECKRYDALLESYGQIDLQLLGLGHNGHIGFNEPDHSLIRGTHVVKLSDQTRDANARFFETPERVPTHAITMGVGTILKAKTILLVVKGADKADIVHRALTGEITTECPASLLQTHPHLVVLLDAEAGRHFR from the coding sequence ATGAACATCCTCACGTTCCCGACGGACGCCGAACTGAACGAAGCCGGCGCCGGTATCATTACCGGACTCGTCCAGACGAAGCCGAACGCCGTCCTCGGCCTCGCCACCGGCAGCACGCCGATCGGCATCTACAAGGAAATGATCCGCACGTTCCGCAAAAACATGGTCAGCTACAAGCAGGCGACGACGTTCAACCTGGACGAGTACGTCGGGCTGCCGGCCTCCGATCCGCAAAGCTACGCGTACTATATGAAAGAGCATCTCTTCGATCATATCGACGCGTCCCCGGAGCGCACGCATATCCCAAGCGGAACCGCGGCGGACCCGGAGGCGGAGTGCAAGCGGTACGACGCGCTGCTCGAATCGTACGGACAGATCGATCTGCAGCTGCTCGGTCTCGGCCATAACGGGCACATCGGCTTTAACGAGCCGGACCATTCGCTCATCCGCGGCACCCACGTCGTGAAGCTCAGCGATCAGACGCGGGACGCGAACGCCCGCTTCTTCGAAACGCCGGAACGCGTGCCTACGCACGCCATTACGATGGGCGTCGGCACGATTCTGAAGGCGAAGACGATTCTGCTCGTCGTGAAGGGCGCGGACAAAGCCGACATCGTGCACCGCGCGCTGACGGGCGAGATTACGACGGAATGCCCGGCGAGCTTGCTGCAAACCCATCCGCATCTCGTGGTGCTGCTCGACGCCGAAGCGGGGAGGCATTTCCGATGA